CGGCGGGCCACCGCGGACACCCGGCCAACCCCCGAACTCGGTGGGGCTGTCCCCACCGGGCATTTTCGTCCACCGTAACCTAGGTTAGAGTGGACTATGTTCCTCGACATCCTGATCTTGAGTCACCTGCGGGGCGGGCCGATTCACGGTTACGAGCTGAAGCGCAAGGTCGCGGACACCATCGCGGTCGCGCTGAACAACAACACGCTCTATCCGGCGCTGCGCCGCTTCGAGGCGGCCGGCGCGGTGACCAAGGTCGCCGAGCAGCAGGCCGGGCGGCCGCCGCGGCACGTCTACGAGATCACCGACGTGGGGCGGGAGCTGCTGCACGACATGATCGCGGAGCTGCCGCCGGAGCTGGCCGGGGACGAGGCCGAGTTCCTCACCCGGCTGGGCATGTTCGACGAGCTCACCCCGGACGAGCGCGGCGCCGTGCTGTCCGCCCGCGACCAGGCGCTCGCCCGCCGGTTGGAGCACCTCACCGGCCTGGCCGCCCGCGCCCGCGACAGCCGCAACAACCGCGACTGGGGCGGCCTGGTCACCGCCGAACTGATAGCCCGCGCCGAACGCGAACGCGCTTGGCTCGACGACCTGAAAAGGCGCTCGTCATGACCGACCGAACCGCCCGCAGTGCAGCGACACCCGA
Above is a genomic segment from Actinoplanes ianthinogenes containing:
- a CDS encoding PadR family transcriptional regulator: MFLDILILSHLRGGPIHGYELKRKVADTIAVALNNNTLYPALRRFEAAGAVTKVAEQQAGRPPRHVYEITDVGRELLHDMIAELPPELAGDEAEFLTRLGMFDELTPDERGAVLSARDQALARRLEHLTGLAARARDSRNNRDWGGLVTAELIARAERERAWLDDLKRRSS